The Hydra vulgaris chromosome 11, alternate assembly HydraT2T_AEP genome contains a region encoding:
- the LOC136087053 gene encoding uncharacterized protein LOC136087053, translated as MKNAELTEKELLDALHSLKLNKAQGLENVGSNVFKQRTFPKKLKIAMAIPVYKSGDDTNISNCRPISILPCFSEILERIIKQYISFGNEKTNNMTITCGVPNINPQGSVFGTLLFLIYITYLSKTSNNLEYNEKYTFCGCCGTGRLSLCGTGAVDNGMDDELSVRSIFGVQPSSEKLFFCEKVLSKIHDYFIGLQEVKKSTIVLYGMSGVGKTQIARKYCEVYHNFYENFVWINAAFGKLQISIINICQLLGLIVQDSKGDFFNIEVIVEKIHNYYKNEKTLYIFDNVDDESVQNLEMYISKKSNSFTLITSQWRTWSNNVNKMLIDVFSFQDAFAYVKNNMKENTDENIRNLIKELGYHPFAITQAIKYIKIYEISIEKYIDRYRSKPLEILDDETFPTEDESKSAIKAINLVLIKLEKTKIIVFKILNCLSHCDAQNISKEFIIQISKHLGIHEDYLIDEAIRLLMSYSLLNRFDDKKYSIHELTQLSCRCFQSKTFNTNTYLDLIEDYLKFELNGVKYHVDFGNHFVFHFLYLFRINRKRMSKTFHHMTTTIKKLLICKGLFQETIDILKAVESFIVETYGENNELTLDTKHNIAKCLYDMGKYYEALEIYYFVDKIKTETLGINHLSTIKTKHNIALCLHDMGKYNEALENYYSVDKMQIEVLGNNHLSTMKTKHNIALYLNDMGKYNEALEIFYAVEKIRTETLGIRHPSTTKTKNSIANCLCDMGKYNEALEIFYSVDKIQTEVLGVNHPAAMATKDYIANCLHDMGKYNNALKIYYFVDKTKTEVLGDNHPSTMKTKNSLANCLYDMGKYNEALEIFYAVEKIRTETLGISHPSTTKTKNSIANFLCDMGKYNEALEIFYTVEKIQTEVLGINHPVTMATKDNIANCLHDMGKYNKALEIYNSVDKIKTEVLGDNHPSTMKTKNNIANCLYGMGKYNEALEILYSVDKIKTEILGNNHPSTMKTKNNIANCFNGMGKYVEALEILYSVDKIKTEILGSNHPSTMKTKNNIANCFNEMGKYVEALEILYSVEKIQTKILGVNNPSTIATQHCIAICLSKMGKHNNAMEIYNSVYKKQTEILGFNHLSTMKTKHCIASCLEDMGRYKEALKVFYSVDKIQTETLGITHPSTINTKHCIASCLSNLEKEKSCLIV; from the exons atgaaaaatgcTGAGTTAACTGAAAAAGAGTTATTAGATGCTTTgcattcattaaaattaaacaaagctcAAGGACTTGAAAATGTTGGTAGTAATgtt TTTAAACAAAGAACCtttccaaaaaaacttaaaattgcaatGGCAATACCAGTTTATAAATCTGGAGATGATACTAATATTTCTAACTGTAGACCTATTTCCATTCTTCCTTGCTTCTCAGAAAtactagaacgcattat aaaacaatatatttcatttggcaatgaaaaaactaacaatatgaCAATTACTTGCGGCGTTCCTAATATAAATCCTCAAGGATCTGTATTTggaacacttttatttttaatctatattacttatttaagcAAAACTTCTAATAATCTAG AGTATAATGAGAAGTATACATTTTGTGGTTGTTGTGGTACTGGTAGGCTGTCATTATGTGGAACAGGTGCTGTAGATAATGGTATGGATGATG aattaaGTGTGCGTTCAATATTCGGCGTTCAACCGTCTtcagaaaaactatttttttgcgAAAAAGTGCTTTCTAAAATCCATGATTATTTTATTGGATTacaagaagtaaaaaaatcGACCATAGTGTTGTATGGAATGTCCGGTGTTGGAAAGACGCAAATTGCTAGAAAATATTGTGAagtttatcataatttttatgaaaactttgTTTGGATAAACGCAGCATTTGGAAAGTTACAAATTTCAATAATCAATATTTGTCAATTATTAGGACTTATTGTTCAAGATTCGAAaggtgatttttttaatatagaagtaattgttgaaaaaattcataattattATAAGAATGAAAAGACGctgtatatttttgacaatgtCGACGATGAAAGTGTTCAAAATTTGGAAATGTACATTTCAAAGAAATcgaattcatttactttaattacctCTCAATGGAGAACGTGGTCGAATAACGTAAATAAAATGCTCattgatgttttttcttttcaagatgCATTtgcttatgtaaaaaataatatgaaagaAAACACCGATGAAAACATAAGAAACTTAATTAAAGAACTTGGTTATCATCCGTTTGCTATTACTCaggcaataaaatatataaagatatatgaaatttcaatagaaaaatacaTCGATCGTTATAGATCGAAACCCTTAGAAATACTAGATGATGAAACCTTTCCAACCGAAGATGAATCAAAGTCtgcaataaaagcaatcaatttagttttaataaaattagaaaaaactaaaattattgtatttaaaatacttaactgTTTATCTCATTGCGATGCTCAAAACATAAGTAAAgaatttataattcaaatctCAAAACACTTGGGAATACACGAAGACTACTTAATTGATGAAGCTATTAGATTACTTATGAGTTATTCTTTACTAAATCgttttgatgataaaaagtattcaatacaCGAACTGACACAGTTGTCGTGTCGATGttttcaaagtaaaacttttaatacaaatacgTATCTTGATCTAATCGAAGACTATTTGAAATTTGAGTTAAACGGAGTAAAATATCACGTTGATTTTGGAAACCATTTTGTCTTTCATTTTCTCTACTTATTTCGTATTAACAGAAAGAGAATGTCAAAAACCTTTCATCATATGACAactactattaaaaaattattaatatgtaAAGGTTTATTTCAAGAAACAATTGACATATTGAAAGCGGTAGAAAGTTTTATTGTAGAAACTTATGGAGAAAATAATGAGCTTACACTTGATACTAAACATAATATCGCAAAATGTTTGTACGATATGGGAAAATAttacgaagctttagaaatttattattttgttgataaaataaaaactgaaactttaggtATTAACCATCTatctacaataaaaacaaaacataatattgctCTCTGTTTGCacgatatgggaaaatataacgaagccttagaaaattattattctgTTGACAAAATGCAAATTGAAGTTTTAGGTAACAATCATCTATCTACAATGAAgacaaaacataatattgcaCTCTATTTAAacgatatgggaaaatataatgaagctttagaaattttttacgCTGTTGAAAAAATACGAACTGAAACTTTAGGTATTCGCCATCCAtccacaacaaaaacaaaaaatagtattgCAAACTGTTTGTgcgatatgggaaaatataacgaagctttagaaattttttattctgttgataaaatacaaacagaaGTTTTAGGTGTTAATCATCCGGCTGCAATGGCAACAAAAGATTATATAGCAAACTGTTTGCAtgatatgggaaaatataacaacgctttaaaaatttattattttgttgataaaacaaaaactgaagTTTTAGGTGATAACCATCCTTCtacaatgaaaacaaaaaatagtttggCAAATTGTTTATAtgatatgggaaaatataatgaagctttagaaattttttacgCTGTTGAAAAAATACGAACTGAAACTTTAGGTATTAGCCATCCAtccacaacaaaaacaaaaaatagtattgcaaactttttgtgcgatatgggaaaatataacgaagctttagaaattttttatactgttgaaaaaatacaaacagaagTTTTAGGAATTAATCATCCGGTAACAATGGCAACAAAAGATAATATAGCAAACTGTTTGCacgatatgggaaaatataataaagctttagaaatttataattctgttgataaaataaaaactgaagtTTTAGGTGATAACCATCCGTCtacaatgaaaacaaaaaataatatcgcaaactGCTTGTACggtatgggaaaatataacgaagctttagaaattttatattctgttgataaaataaaaacagaaattttaggTAACAACCATCCATCtacaatgaaaacaaaaaataatattgcaaattGTTTCAACGGAATGGGAAAATATGttgaagctttagaaattttatattctgttgataaaataaaaacagaaattttaggTAGCAACCATCCATCtacaatgaaaacaaaaaataatattgcaaattGTTTCAACGAAATGGGAAAATATGttgaagctttagaaattttatattctgttgaaaaaatacaaactaaaattttaggTGTCAATAATCCTTCAACAATAGCAACACAACATTGTATTGCAATATGTTTGAGCAAAATGGGAAAACATAACAATGCAATGGAAATTTATAATtctgtttataaaaaacaaaccgaAATTTTAGGTTTCAATCATTTATCTacaatgaaaacaaaacattgTATTGCAAGCTGTTTGGAAGACATGGGAAGATATAAAgaagctttaaaagttttttattctgttgataaaatacaaactgagaCTTTAGGCATAACCCATCCTTCTACAATAAACACAAAACATTGTATCGCAAGCTGTTTGAgtaatttagaaaaagaaaagagttgtttaattgtttga